GGCGCGCTGCGAAGGCTATCGCAACTTCTGCAACAAGCTGTGGAATGCCACCCGTTTCGTGCTGATGAACTGCGAAGGCCACGATTGCGGCTTCGACCAGCCGGCGCAGTGCGGCGAGTGCGGACCGGACGGCCATCTGCACTTCTCGCAGGCCGATTTCTGGATCGTGTCGCAACTGCAGCGCGTGGAAGCGGAAGTCGCGAAGGGCTTCGCCGACTATCGTTTTGACAATGTGGCCAACGCCCTATACAAGTTCGTATGGGATGAATACTGTGACTGGTATCTGGAACTCGCCAAGGTTCAGATCCAGACGGGTCAGCCGAACCAGCAACGCGCCACGCGCCGTACGCTGTTGCGCGTGCTCGAAACGGTGCTGCGCCTCGCGCATCCGGTGATTCCGTTCATCACCGAGGCGCTGTGGCAGAAAGTAGCGCCGCTGGCGGGACGTTATCCCGCGGGCAAGGCCGAGGGCGAGGCGTCCATCATGGTGCAGCCGTACCCCGTTGCAGAGCCCGCGAAGATCGACGAGGACGCGGAGCAATGGGCCGCCGACCTGAAAGCGGTGATCGATGCGTGCCGGAACCTGCGTGGCGAGATGAATCTGTCGCCCGCGGTCAAGGTGCCGCTGCTCGCCACCGGCAACGCCGAGCGCCTGCGCACCTTCGCGCCGTACGCCCAGGCGTTGGCCCGTTTGTCGGACGTGCAGATCATCGCCGACGAGGCGACGCTGGATGCGCAGGCGGATGGCGCGCCAATTGCTATCGTAGGGAACGACAAGCTCGTGCTGAAGGTGGAGATCGACGTCGCGGTCGAACGCGAGCGTTTGTCGAAGGAGATTGCGCGGTTGAGCACGGAGATCGTCAAGTGCAACGGCAAATTGCAGAACGAGAGTTTCGTCGCGAAGGCGCCGCCGGCAGTCGTTGAGCAGGAGCAGAAGCGGCTGGCGGATTTCGAAGCCACGGTGGGCAAACTGAAAGCCCAACTGGCGCGTTTGCCGGCTTGATCGGCGCTCCCCCGCCCGCCGACCGGCGGGCACGAACTGATAGCTAAACCAGAGGACTCAGGGTAATCACATGCTAAAAGTTACAAAAGCGGTATTTCCGGTAGCAGGTCTTGGCACCCGGTTCCTCCCTGCCACCAAGGCGAGCCCGAAGGAGATGCTGCCGATCGTCGACAAGCCGCTGATTCAGTACGCGGTGGAAGAAGCCATGGCGGCCGGCATCACCGAGATGATTTTCGTCACGGGGCGCAGCAAGCGGGCCATCGAGGACCATTTCGACAAGTCCTACGAAATCGAAGCCGAACTCGAGGCGCGCGGCAAGGACAAGCTGCTGGAACTGGTGCGCAGCATCAAGCCGAGCCACGTCGACTGTTTCTACGTGCGTCAGCCTGAAGCGCTGGGACTGGGTCATGCGGTGCTGTGCGCGGAGAAGCTGGTGGGCGACAACCCGTTCGCGGTGATTCTCGCGGACGACTTGCTGTACGGCACGCCGCCGGTGATGACGCAGATGATCGAGGTGTTCGACCACTATCACAGCTCGGTGATTGGCGTCGAAGAGATTCCGCCGCAGGAGACGAAGTCCTACGGGATCGTCGACGGCAAGGAGTGGGAAGACTCGATCATCAAGATGTCGG
The sequence above is a segment of the Paraburkholderia sp. D15 genome. Coding sequences within it:
- the galU gene encoding UTP--glucose-1-phosphate uridylyltransferase GalU translates to MLKVTKAVFPVAGLGTRFLPATKASPKEMLPIVDKPLIQYAVEEAMAAGITEMIFVTGRSKRAIEDHFDKSYEIEAELEARGKDKLLELVRSIKPSHVDCFYVRQPEALGLGHAVLCAEKLVGDNPFAVILADDLLYGTPPVMTQMIEVFDHYHSSVIGVEEIPPQETKSYGIVDGKEWEDSIIKMSGIVEKPEPSVAPSNLGVVGRYVLKPRIFDHIRSLKPGAGGELQLTDAIQSLLADEQVLAYKYHGTRFDCGSKLGYLKATVEFALRHPEVAADFEQYLRTRSPVLEG